Within Aricia agestis chromosome Z, ilAriAges1.1, whole genome shotgun sequence, the genomic segment gatatccacgagatatctcgttggcgtatgctagggggCATGATCTCATGGAGCCCGAATAAATTGGATCGAGATATTTGCCAGGtttcaataatttttaaccACAAAGCTTGTGGAAATATGCACGGAGGCCGCAAGGGAAGATATTTCGACCGAGAGAGGTAGTTTGCTCGTTCAGACCGAAGCGGGAAGCCCAAAGCTTGATTTCAACTGTCGCAAATATGTCCAATACATTTAGAAATATTCGATAGCacgatgcaggaatgtggcgctAATTATTGTGGGTAGAAAGAGCTTGTGGCGGTCGACAAGCTCTTCTCTTCAGGAAAAAGAATGATCTTCATTGGCTCGTTAAATtgcatgcacattgcacatcTAACTTCGTTATCAAAACATTGCATGCATTCTGACTAAGCACTCTGGTATCATCATAAAaggctgatgatgattagtaaGTATCCTGAGTACATCATGTACAGGCGTACGCGGGAGCGAAGGTCGCCACACCTGTGTCGTTATCACCATACTGATAACGCGCGGAAATACCGTCAAACTCGCTACGGTTAGGATTATGGGTGATATGGGGCTCATCATCAACACCACATATAGCGACaccaatgaattaaaaaaaaaaagcataaaTCAAGCTCTGATACTGTTCGGGGAAAAAACACGGCACAATGAAGGTTCTTATAGGTGGTAATCTCCGATAGCAAGTACCACTTACCAGTGGCGGCCCTAGGGGGTGGCGGacagggcaatcgcccggggcctTGCTCTTGCGAGGTATTTTTTCGTAAGACAAAGAGCCTCGCAATGGCCTGCCGcccagggcctcgcaaagacctcgGGGCCTCGAATATGGCCACCACTGGCAAGTATGCAATGTCTATGATGttttatcatcataatatgtatgttactcTCATGCCATTCAACATTTTACAATAGCACTGGCAAATTATTCTGGGATAGAAACTATTATAGGGCAAGacagtatagattttttttacataaaatacctgtattttataatattacaatctaGCCTAACTAATTTTATATTGACTTAATCTGGTAGGTACAGTTTACTAAGATTGTGTCCATCAACACTTTCTTAAAGTTTCTATAAAGGAGAATACACATTATTGTTTGTGTTCGTCACAGTCACTTTAAGTCATCCCTATCCATCAGTAAGAAAATACTCTTGTATAAGCAAGTCCTTATGCCCGTATGGACTTATGGTATTCAGCTATGGGGCTGTACCAAAAAGACTAATACCATGATGATACAAAGATTTCAAAACAAAGTACTTAGATGCATTGTAAATGCATCCTGGTACATTAGCAACGAAGACCTGCACCAGGACCTTAACGTGGACATGGTCTCTACAGTTATAAAAAGATACGCCGAAGCTCACGAAAAGAGACCATCACGTGAATGTCGAGGCCATCCAGCTTCTTGACAACACGGACTTAGTTAGAAGACTGAAAAGAACAAAACCTTTTGAGTTAGTGTTAAAATTAGTGTAAAAGACCTAAAGTGACTGTGACGAACACAAACAATAGTGTGTATTCTCCTTTATAGAGACTTTAAGAAAGTGTTGATGGACACAATCTTAGTTAACTTTACTTAGCAgattaacggccattcccaatatttgatctatctctggttttgccctactagagataggaataactcacaattgacataaaatatatgtctctaatgtctaaaaTTTGATATGAGCTTTCCAGCAAAGCTTTGCGTCCAGTGTCATGCCGAGATATTTGGCGGTGTTTTCGTGCGGTATTGCAGTATTGTTAATGAATACCGGGTTATATTGTGgtcttttatttgtaaaatcaaCATGAACTGATTTTGTTTCGTTTAGCTTTATTCACCATAGTCATATATTTGGTGTTAATAGCTTTCTAAACGTTTTTCACTGATTCTGCTTGAGTGTCACCTGTAGCCATTATTGCTGTGTCATCTGCAACGGTCGCAATGGTGTTGTTTTCCATTTTTGGAATGTCTGAAGTGTAAAATAGGTACAGGACCGGGCCTAGGACACTTCCTTAAGGCACTCCAGCTTTTATATGTTACATCTCTGAGTATGCTTCATCTTGTCTCACCATAAACATTCTTCGCACTAGGTAAGACTCTAGAATATCAGCAAACTGTTTTGGGAGGAGTTTTCGAATTTTTTAATTAGTCCCTCATGCAAACCTCATCAAAAGCCTGCGCGACGTCCAAAAACACTGTTGTGCAGACTTTATTTTCCTCAAGTGCTTTTTCTATTACTGCAGTTATTTTGTGAACTTGGTCAGTCGTAGAGTGTTTTTCTCTAAAGCCAAATTGATAGCCTGGAATCAATTTTATTTCTTCTAGTACAGGTTTTAAGCGTTTGAAAAGAAGCTTCTCAAATAGTTTAGATATAAAAGGTAATAGAGAGATTGGCCTGTAAGATAGACAGTACAGATGACGAATGACGATAGATTTTGTACGAAAAAGCTTTTGGTAAAAACTGAGATATAAGTTACTAAAAGTCGCTAGAAATgcacataaaaacatacattataGAAAGAGATCATTGATGACCCAGACTgaattattttgataattttaggAATGCTCGAAATCCAtgctaacaatttttttattgttgttattaatttacaacttagtacaaattaattgaaataacaAAGTAATAAGAAAAGCGTCAAAACagcataaaaattgtaaaacaacaacaacaaagcAGTTTAAATATCAGTGTAgtaataaagtaagtaataaacaattaatcataattaaataacattggGTTTTTCATGGAAAACAACCCGTAATATACCTAATCAcatcatttaataatattatatcactgatgtaaattataatattattatggtggcATGACTTACACTTCACAGAACACAATTTTCGTGTGGGGTTCGAATGAAAATTCAATTTAACGTAATCCTTCAGAGTTTCTTTAGACACATTTTCTAAATGCACAGTTCCTGTTCTTAAGACGTGATTAAGTGTGATTTTtgacatagtaatattataacagttattaataaacagacgaacatataacctcctcctttttggaagatGGTTAACAAATTTAATAGAATATTGTGAGTAGTTACCGTAAAAATGCAAGAATATTTACTTGTTTGACTCTATGTAGAATCTATAATggttataatatgaataatgaatatcattaatgttaattattttaagtttaattgAACCGTAtctgttttatactatttataaGCTCTGTGACTAAGTTAACTATTTTGATGGTCACAGCTAACCGGCCCTGTGGCGCAACGGATAACGCGTCTGACTACGGATCAGAAGATTCCAGGTTCGAATCCTGGCAGGGTCGTGACTCTTTTTCGTACATTTTGTAGACATCTtgattaatttctttatttaactTTGCTCAACAATCAAGGCATTAAGCCAATATTTTGCTAATTACATTGACATGTATTCCGTAGAAACAAGGTGTATATTTGCATGGCACATTTATGTATGTTTAATGGAAAATATACTCTACTCTTCTCAGTTAAGGTTGGAAATGTAATGACAATGTGTATTGAAGTTAACAAGCACAGCTGACCAAATATTGTAGTGATGATAATTGGTCATGATGCAATCGCGTGATCTTTGCATTTATGCCGTTTATTTTTCTCTCAACTTTCAAATTGTTTAACTctcataaatattttactttatattttgcaatttatattataattattcatttccTAGTTATCACTTAATTCTTGAGCCAAATGCAGCAGTGATTTCCAAGTTTTTAGTCATTCACTACAGTTATAATAGTTATCTTCAACTTTTCTTTTACTACTTAGTTTCTTCAATTGAATTCTGCGTGTCAAAGGACTTTCTTACTTATTGTTCTttgaaataatatgtaagtaaatCGCAATTTATTCTTATTTCGGTCTTTACCTACGccttttttatcataaaatcTGTCTTAATTTgtgattataattattctgaatttttgataatttcgGAATTTGATTGCCTTCAATGTGATACTTGAATTACTATAAAAACATCCAATGTAGAATACATTGGATGTTTTTATAAGActttccaaattatttggatACCGACTTATTGTGAGTAGTTTTTATCTTAATTTATGTACTGCTTCTCAATTATGTAAGTTCTTCGATAATTCTTctgaatttttaatataattgtgCCATcaatattacttaatacttGAATAAAATGTTGTAGGTATCAAAATAGAagtcttaaaattaataaatgaaaGATATAAATCAAatcataaagtttttattttctgCTGTCTGAGGATTAACTTATACAAAGACATAATTAACAAACCGGATATTAAAACATTTCAATATGAATCGATAGGAATATATTAAAAGATGATACTAAATGCAAAATGTAAGGCAGATGTGGAATCAATGGCGACGGTAGAATTCAAAGTAAtacttaagtaagtaattgAATTTGTAGTTACTAATACATTTAACAATCGCATTGATCCAACAAACgcttagaatataataattgttcagCAACAACGTCATCCACATAACTAAAATTATAACAgtctatttaaaattataatacaccATAATTATTTAAGGTAATTAAAGCATTTTCACCTTATAATCGATATTAAATCATAGAGGTTCTAGAATTTGATAATTTCTactaaattttgaaaatatatttcttatttatttatactatttaCAATTTGTACTAAACGCAAAATGATAAATTAATACAAGCAAGTTTTGCACTTAGTACCCGCGCGGACCTCTCTACATTTACAATAGTAGAGGCGCCCTGCGCGAAATCACACtcgtttttaatttaattaaacttaaataaaataagataaacCAACTCAAAATTGGTCTACGTCTTTGATATAAATGGAAGCATCGTTTTACAACTAAGAATCGTAGTGATCaagagaaaaataaaagaaatctaaatcttttaaattataataccgAATCTATTCGATTTACGAGATCTTAACTCTATTTAAATTACTCGATCTCTCGATGTCGCAAAccattcaacataatatttacaaaataattgttCACGCATATCCCGATAAAACTAATAAAgctttttacataaaatataacagaacaAGCGGACGCCGGCCGACCGCATCGCGACGGCCGGTCCTCATAATGCCCCGGGTCGATTATATTACAGTATTGATCATAACGAGATCGCATTTAGGATATCGTCTCTAGACGACGCTGTCGATGCGGGAGCCCCGGCCTTGCCACCACCGGCGCTGGACACCTCGAGGTATATCCACCTTCTCGTATTGTCCTTACAACTATATATCACTTAACAGGAGTCTCGGTCCTGGTCGTGCTTCTCCAACTCCTGAAACAACAAGAGAATTCATTATAGATATTGCCTTCGACGTCCAATTGGGGTCGGTCCAATTAAGTAAATAGAACTTATTAATCGACACACCCTTCCCTAGTGTTCATTACAAAGGTCAGCGATTGCGACAAATATTGGGCGGCACATGCGCATCCCACCCGCGTCCGGCCATCTGTCGCCGCATATGCCATCAACATCATTCTAATTCATTAGCCGCGAAACAAAGGGCGGCCCACCCTTTCCCGATTCATTAGCATCTCCTTACGCCTATCGATTCGAGGGGTTTCTGCGGCTAAAACGGTCGCAGATCTGATTCGCCAGGAGCGAGTGTAAGATTACCGCTTCCCGTCCGCACATCCGCGCCGCAGCTGAGCAGCCGCACGTGGCCACTCCCTATTTACGGACGCAGGAGGGGGAGCGCACATGTCCCGGACGGAACGGGACGCGTACACGTGAAATCCCTCATAATGGCAGCATTGTCGGTCGGATAATGAACGAGTAGTGCATTTAGTTATCTGCCGGTGGCGCTATCACGTGTGGAGCGCAGCTGCGAGCGACCGTTACCGCGCGGTGCCCCCGATCGATCGCGGCCGACGGAGCCGATCGGCGAAATCTCTGCACGTGTGCTGCGATATTTGCCGCGGTTATTGTCTCCGGGTTTATCGGTTCGGAGAAGCGCCGAGGTGATCGTAAAACTTTCACGTGGGcaatttatgtttaaaatacgCGGAGACGGAGCGAAGGAGTGGGCGCGGACACCTGGCGGCTCGTTAGCGACGTGCTGGACGAGCGTGGGCGGCCAGGTTGGCACTCGCCTATGATATCCTGTCAGCTTCCTCGCCCCGACCCAACTTATGAATCCAAATGCGCGTTTATTTTCGTATAATCTCCAATTTACTATCCGAGGGTGAACAAATTAATTCATAACGTCGTGCGGGCTCTAAATTAGATAACAATGAGAGTGTTAAGACCGCTTGAATTGTTTATTGTTTGAGCCACGACTAACTATCGTCGATCATATCTGTTCTGTCGCGGcggtaaataattataatatgttggTCTTGAGTATTCAACGTAACGAGGCGAGGAAAGAATAGCGTCGAAAGGCAACAATGTGAGTGAACTCGTAAGATAAAACTGGAATCGTGAGGGCCGGAGGGCGTCCAGCTGCGAGCGACAATTTACGGGCCCATCTCGTGATAGTTGTGGCGTATGCTCGAGGTTTGTGGCGCGTGAGGCTGCGGCGATGGCGCGATAGCTCCGTGAAATGCCGCCGCACGAACTGCACGATGTTACGAATTCCTCCACGATCGCCTCGAGGCTTTTTACCCTTTTTACACCGCCTCGAACTGGCTCCGAGACAAAGCGTAGCTCTCGATTTAATGTTACGTTTGAACATTCTCAATTTGTATTCAGGAATGTGGTTGTATTACGAGACGGTCGGACAAATTCGTAGGCGTAGATTTGAAAGATTTATATCCGGTTAAAGTTTACTACATCTCTGAGCGGAATGGGAAATCGCTTTCCAAATTTGGGAGAAGTTTTAAACCGTTTTTGGCATTTTTTCAGGTTTCGGATTTACATTACGGCTTACATCATCGACAGATATGCGTCGGAATTTCTATCACCCGCAAGAATTTTGAGTTCAAATGACAATATAAATCTACTCCAATGGCGTGAAATCGGACCTAAATGCGACGTTGCGCAGTTCATTCGCGACACTCGGCGGCCGGTAAATCGAGCTCGTTTTGAACATTTCCCTCGGTTTCAACTGGCAATGATTAGAATTTACGTGCTACACTCGAGTATTAACGAGTGCGCGTCGCGAGGAGACGCAAGGCGCTCGAATAAATCCTGAGCGGCGCACCTGCCGCGCGGCTCCCATCAGCGACTGTATCTAAATAGATTCGTATTTAGAACGGTCGTTCTTTCGACTCACACGACAAGGACGGTGATCACTGCGAAGGAAGTTAAAGCGATCACGCAGGTGTCAGAAGGAATGCTAGCGAGACGTAAACGCGTTGAATATTCAGATTGTGTACACGGTCGTTTACGCGGCGCCGGCGCAGGTGTCCGCGCTTCAAGGCTGAAATTCAAAACAGTCGTCACACATACGCGAGCAGCGGTCTAGATTGTGTCTTTTTACGACTTATACATATTAAAATGTCGAGATTTTCAAAAACATCGTTCTTGATGCCTCGATATTCGTTCGCCTCGAGTGTACACGGTCAGATTTCGGGCAACTATTGTAATCAGACTGCATAaatgcatttatattttttgtttacggCTCGGCGTGCGTCGACGCCAGAAGATTGTGAAACTCGCATCAGCATCTCCGCTTTTACCTACCCGCGCTTGCGAAACTCGCAGGTGCGCGCGCGCAGCAAAAACATCGCCCCGACTGAATTCATTATCTTTTTATGCAACAGTATTATACACGCTAATAGCTGGCGCGGCGCTAATAAATGCAAGCGGATCATAACTTGATAAAGTAATTGGTATAGTttccataaaaatatactttctaTAAGATTGtaagaattaattaaaatttacttcAAATGTAAAATCGCTTCGCTTGAGTCCGGATGTTGTTGGGTTGGCGTTTTGCAATAATTTGGTTTTATCAGTTTTCGCGTTTTCTATTGTTTTGTGTGGGACTCACCATGTGTAAATTGTGTGACGATGTGGTCTTCTCTGTGGGGAGGATGGTGTTGGGTGCGGGGCGCGGGCCGAGTGGGCTCCGGCGGGGCTTGGCGGGCGAGGTGCAGGGAGTCAGCGCCGCCTCCGCCTCGAACTGGCCCACGGCGGGGTGGTTCTCCAGCGCCGACTGCAGGTCGCAGATGTAGTCGATCACGTTCTGGATCACCTCCAGCCGCGAGATCCGCCTGTTCTTGGGCATGAAGGGCACGAGGTTCCGCAGCTTGGACAGGTACATCTGGATCTCTGCGTTTTCCCCGTCACGGTGCCGCTGCACCCTCCCGCTGGCGATGGCGGGCACGGAGGCCCCGGTGGCGCACATGTTTGCCGTTATAGCTTTCATCTTTCACTGAACACGATCGAACACTAGTATATCACGGCACGACGCGTGCGTCTCGTGCGAGGAGCGAGCGAGGAATAAGGTGATGCGCGGTGCGGCGCGGGTTATATAGCGGCgggcggggcgcgggcgggCCGGGGTCGGCCAATGGGCGCGCGGCGGCGAAGCCTGATTCCCCggtggcggcgcgcggcggcgtcTGCCTGCGCCGAGCGGCGCTGGGCGGCCCTGGCAAAGGCCACGTTGCGCTTGTGACACGCACTTTGTCCTGTATTGTTTGTTTTGAGattataatttgatttataTTGTTCAATTGTTCTATGTAGAGTAGGTCTGTTTTTGACAAAAGAAAAAAGGATTTGACGTAATATCGtttcaataaatatattaataactcttgtttatagttttattcaaattagtatattttattaagcaATCATTTACATACACAAtatgttatcacttattttgtaaAGTACAAACGTATTCTCTACATTTCACGATGATTTCATTGATCaagaaataaattatcaaaATCTAGATAGTTATGTACTTAATTCGTTTTAGACGtcgtattatgtacctacttaaattTCCTCAACACTGTGCACAAAAATGTCTACTTCTATTTTTACTTCCATCCATTCCTCTTAGAAATCTCATGACttataaattgttttatataGAGTTACGTGGCTATGGGCGTGTGCGGGGGTGAGGCGAGGTGCGCCCGGGGTGGCGGGGGGCGGGGGCCAACAATGGCCGTACGTGACGGCATCCACTTGTCGCGCCTGAACTCTGAAGTAGTTTTTGtagagaaatcgttgaaatgaATAAGTTAAGTTGACTCGCTACGAATGTAGAGTGGAGCCTCCATACTCCCGATTATAGACTCTGTATTCTTTATATTTAAGTGGCTGCCAAACTGGGTGTTTATTTGGCCGATAtccatcatcattcatcatctaCTTGAAAAGGCGATGATACATACCACAAACAAAATGTAGAGTCCGTTACTTTATACATAATATcaaatttgttaataaaatatgccatacatcatgacatttaaggatcggacaccggtgtcgggacacattgtacaTGTACGAATTAAATTTTAACTTCCTTTAATATTAATCTACATTTTTAACGTCTTATAACTTACAGTACTTGTAGTCCATTACTACTTATGTTAacagtacacactacacagtcattttaaaaaaattaagtaatattaaagtttcAAGTAACGAAATGCACTAAATTTCTATAATTAACGTGACAACATGCTGCTTTTCTATTGCTTTGCTATGTGATCTCACATAGTACATCTAAACTGCTAAACAGCATTTAGGAAATAGAAATATTACAGGTaatctaaataattttaaagttatcaTTTTAACTTCACTAACTTGTaaccaaaagaaaatttaacacgttttatgaaaatgtagagttcgaGACTGCTATTGTAAATTGTTACTTGTCTTTTTACAGTCTCATTTGAACTTACACACTTCTATATAATTACGGATATTACatcaaattaaactaaaagTTCAATTTAAATCTCGACCACACACAATTATCAAAACGGGCCCAGCAAAAAGT encodes:
- the LOC121738965 gene encoding protein extra-macrochaetae produces the protein MKAITANMCATGASVPAIASGRVQRHRDGENAEIQMYLSKLRNLVPFMPKNRRISRLEVIQNVIDYICDLQSALENHPAVGQFEAEAALTPCTSPAKPRRSPLGPRPAPNTILPTEKTTSSHNLHMELEKHDQDRDSC